One window of Hypanus sabinus isolate sHypSab1 chromosome 18, sHypSab1.hap1, whole genome shotgun sequence genomic DNA carries:
- the zgc:113436 gene encoding gypsy retrotransposon integrase-like protein 1, producing MAEVGNKFRDIQRYLSDGRFPPTFCPAKKKNLKRYAQKFLLEGGCLYYVGPKKDEKREVVVDRERRRQIFLECHFSDVGCHLGQKKTVHRIQTRYYWLGIVKDVVDWIKMCDTCQHAEHYKNVSRKFQPLKVTRPWEILGLELTGPFPETVRGNTYILIVTDYFTKWVEAIPIQNRDALSVAGGLAATFYRFGASKETFSKESRIFCDEVNKNLREHWNIHDKVTSAEHPQYTGLDDRTGEVLKTAIRNTVNSKLKDWDICLDPILFEFRTSVNSSTKFTPFFLLYNREARLSSKGEFEIAHEYRLQDNCAIKAESIDKFASSMAEQQHTVKEMVLANLAAAQKCEKKHAKMKARKEIHFTMGGEPFPGNTKKLKKSHFLSSQIETTLSSEHTVGGGMV from the exons ATGGCCGAGGTGGGCAATAAATTCCGCGACATCCAGCGCTATCTGTCCGATGGCCGCTTCCCTCCTACATTCTGCCCAGCCAAGAAGAAGAACCTGAAGCGCTATGCGCAGAAGTTCCTGCTGGAAG GTGGCTGTTTATACTATGTGGGGCCAAAGAAGGACGAGAAGAGAGAAGTGGTGGTGGATCGGGAGAGGCGACGGCAAATCTTCCTGGAATGTCACTTTTCTGACGTCGGCTGTCACTTGGGCCAAAAGAAGACAGTACACAGGATCCAAACCCGATATTATTGGTTGGGGATAGTAAAGGATGTTGTAGATTGG ATTAAAATGTGTGATACCTGCCAGCATGCAGAACACTACAAGAACGTCTCTCGCAAATTTCAACCATTGAAAGTGACGAGACCATGGGAAATTCTTGGCCTTGAGCTCACAG GTCCTTTCCCAGAGACGGTCCGCGGGAATACCTACATACTGATAGTCACAGACTATTTTACAAAGTGGGTTGAAGCAATTCCAATACAGAACAGAGATGCATTGTCTGTAGCTGGGGGCTTGGCTGCTACCTTTTACAG GTTTGGGGCTTCAAAAGAGACATTCTCCAAGGAAAGCAGGATATTTTGTGATGAG GTGAACAAAAACCTGCGTGAACATTGGAATATTCACGACAAAGTGACTTCTGCTGAGCACCCGCAGTACACAGGCCTCGATGACAGAACCGGTGAAGTACTGAAGACAGCCATTAGGAACACAGTGAACTCCAAGCTGAAGGACTGGGACATCTGCTTAGACCCAATCCTCTTTGAATTTCGGACGTCGGTAAATTCAAGTACCAAGTTCACACCTTTTTTCCTGCTGTACAACCGAGAAGCACGATTATCGTCCAAG GGAGAGTTTGAAATTGCACATGAATACAGACTGCAAGATAACTGTGCCATCAAAGCGGAAAGTATCGACAAGTTCGCAAGTTCCATGGCTGAGCAACAACACACAGTTAAAGAAATG GTACTTGCCAACCTGGCTGCAGCTCAGAAGTGTGAGAAGAAGCATGCCAAGATGAAAGCTAGGAAGGAGATCCATTTTACCATGGGAGGTGAACCATTTCCTGGAAACACCAAAAAACTGAAGAAAAGTCACTTTCTTTCTTCTCAGATTGAAACAACTTTGTCCTCTGAGCACACTGTGGGTGGTGGAATGGTGTGA